The nucleotide sequence CGGGATCGGGACCATAGTTCCAGCGGTGCAGGCAACGCCACCGTCTATAACAATGTAGAGGCCACACTGTTTGGTGGTGAAGCTGCCTTCACCTACGGGTTTGCCCCCCACTGGACCGGTGGCGTGACCTTGGCTTATCTGTATGGTCGCAATGAGACCTATGAATCTGCCCTGGCCCAGATTGCACCTTTAGAGGCGGGCTTTACCCTGGATTACAGTGAAGAGCAGTGGGACTTTGGTGGCAAATGGCGGGTGGTGAGCAAACAGAGCCGTGTGGATGATGACAGCAGCACAGGCACCGGGTTGGATACGGGGCAAACAGCTGGTTTTTCGACCTTTGATATTTACACCGCCTATCGACCCCTGGAACGTTGGACCTTTAAAGCCGGTGTCAACAATCTGCTGGACAAGCGTTATGCTGAGCATCTGAACGACAGCAGTACCTTTGATACCACCCAGAGCCAGGTCAACGAGCCAGGCCGAACCCTTTGGTTTACCGTGGGTACTGAGTTTTAACGGTTGGGCCTGTTAAGAAAAACTGTGGCTTTTGTGGTTGCCTGTGGCGTGCATGCTGGGGTGTGGTGGGGGTTGGGTCAATCTGCACCAACCTCCACCTCTTCACTTCAGCAGGATCAGCATGCCTTTCAACTGGTGATGTTACCAGCACCCCAGCTGTTACCAGAGCTGCCCACAGCCCAAGCCTTAGAGCCACAGACCCTACCACCTCTTATAGAACCAACAGCCCCCGAAGCACCGGTCCATGCGCCCGAGCCACCCCAGGAGACAGCCTTGGCCGAGGCTGAACCTGAGCTACCTCAGGAAACCGCATGGGCAGAGGCTATACCTACGGCTGTTATTAAATCGGAGCCTTCTATCCTCCCGACCCCACAACTCAGCCAGGAGGCTCCGACGGCACCACCCCACCCGAGGGTGGTGCCAACCCCTAAACGTCGTCCCACCCCCAAACAGGTTGCCAAGCCTCGCACCCAACCGCTGCAACCGGCTGTACGGCCACCTGTCGAGCCAAAACCGACCATACAGCAGCCTATTACGGCCGGAACCTACTCAAGTCCCTCGGTTCCTAAACAACCGATCCAGGCTCAACGCACCCTAAAGGGGCAACCCGCTGTGAAGCGATACACCCCTCCCCAGTATGGTCACAACCCCCTACCGCCCTACCCACGTAAAGCGCGTAAGCGTGGGGTGCAAGGGACCGTTCTACTGACGGTTGAGGTATTAAAAAATGGTGCGGTTAAAACCATAACCATCACCCAAAGCTCAGGTTCACGGCTGTTGGATCGTGCCGCACGCCGTGCTGTTAAGCGGTGGCATTTTACCCCAGCCCAACGGGGTGATCGGGTGGAGGCTGCGACCGTTCGGGTCCCCATTCGGTTTCAACTTAAGTAAGGAGTTTTTCCATGCATGATCTTTGGTTTGGCTGGTGGCAGGATGCCGATTGGGTGGTACGTTCCGTTTTTATGACCCTACTGTTTGCCTCACTCATCAGCTGGAGTGTCATACTGTATAAATGGGTTCAACTACGCCATCTATTGCACGGGGAGCGTACGCTTTTTACCGCCTGCCAAGATCCATCTACCCAACCCGTTTGGCGATCCAACATGCCATCTGCCCAGCTTCAAGCACATATGCATGCTTTAACAGCAGCACAGCACCATGCCATTGAACGCATCTTGGCACAGTTGTTAAAGCAGCAACGGCTTAAACTGGAAAATGGGCTCTCCATCCTGGCCAGTATTGCCGCTTCTGCACCGTTTATCGGTCTTTTTGGTACGGTCTGGGGCATTATGCATGCCTTACAAGGTCTGGGTGCTCAATCCACCGTCTCTCTGGATCTGGTAGCAGGACCGGTTGCTGAAGCGTTGGTGGCAACGGCGCTGGGCCTATTTGCGGCGATCCCTGCCCTGTTGGGTTACAACATGCTGGTACGTCTACTTAAACGGGTGATGGGGTATCTGGAGGGTATTGCAGTGTATCTCAGTGTTCAGGACCAAAAGGGGATCCAACCATGATGGGGTTACCTGGTGATGAAGATGATCAGGTCCTGCATGAGATCAACGTTACACCGCTGGTTGATGTGATGTTGGTTTTACTGGTGATCTTTATTATTGCCGCGCCGCTTATGGCCCGCGCACTTCAAGTTGACTTACCCCAGGTAGAAGCAGCTATGTTTCAAGAATCAACCATTATGGATTTAACCGTTCAATCCAATGGGCAGTGGCTACTCAATGGTGAGCTGCTCACCCATGAACAGATGGAGAGCCGGTTAAAGCAAGAGATGGCCAGCAGCCCCTCCTCCATTGTCCGTCTCTCTGCAGCGGCGGATACACCTTATCACCATGTCGCCCAGGTTATTGCCATTGCCAAGCGGCACGATGTTAAACGCTTGGCTTTTGCCACCCAGGCCAGACCATAATCCATACATCATGTATACCGTGGCTATTGCGCTCACGATCAAAAGGTTGAGCTAAAATTGAAAATAGATAAAGTCCGCCATGCGCTCAGCATGCAGAATACTGATTAGAAACAGCAGAACCGATGTGGCCAAATAGTAGGGAATACCCGGCAGTTGCCACAGACCACTGCGCATCCACCGGTGGTGCCAGCGTGCCCATAAGGCATGTAACCAGATCGGCAAACTGTATAGAAAGACGGTAAACAGGATATAGAGCCCTGCCAAGCGCTGATCTGGTGACTCCCCAAAGGGGGTTAAGGTCAGATCATGCATCAGATAGCCCAGATCACCTTCCCGGAATATCAACCACCCTATATTGGTAAACATAAACATCACCAAGATCTGAATGACCTTGGGTGGATGCCAGGATGTGGGGACAAAATGATCCATACCCCGATACAAGAGAATCAACAGACCATGATAGGTCCCCCAGATTACAAAATTCCAACTGGCCCCATGCCATAAACCACAGAGCGAAAAGGTGATCATTAAGTTCACCGCAGCCCGTAGCGGCTTGGCCTGGGAACCACCCAGCGCAATGTAGACATAATCACGAATCCAGTAGGAGAGTGACATATGCCAACGGCGCCAAAAGTCGGAAGGGGAAACCGCCAAATAGGGGTGATTAAAATTGGGGGAGAGTTCAAAGCCCAACAACCGGGCTGTAGCCCGTGCAATATCACTATAGGCTGAGAAGTCACAGAAGATCTGAATGGCAAAAGCAAAGACCCCAGCCCATAACAGGGTAAAGGAGGGATCTTCTACAGCAAAAACCTTATCCACCAATACCGCCACATTATCGGCGATCACCAGCTTTTTAAAAAACCCCCACGCCATAAGCATAAGGGCGCCGGTAAACTGGCCAACATCGATGGTACGGGTTTGCTCAATTTGCGGTAACAGGCGTTTGGCCCGTTCAATGGGCCCAGCGACCAACTGGGGGAAAAAGGCGACAAACAGCGCCATATCCAAAAAATTACGCCGTGGTTTTAAAGTTCCACGATAGATATCAATGGTATAGCTCAGTGTCTGGAAGGTATAAAATGAGATACCAACAGGCAGGAGAATTTCCAGAGTAAAGGAGAAGCTCGGCAACCCAGCTAAAACCAACAGCTCCTGAACATTCTCCACAAAAAAGCCAAAATATTTGAAGATCGCCAACATGCCCAGGTTAATCACCAGGCTTATGATCAGATACCACCGTTTATAGTGTGGGTGTCGAGCCATACCCAAACCACAGAAATAGTCGGTAACTGTCGAGATCAGGATGAGATTAAGAAACCAGGGGTGGATATAACCATAAAAAAAGTAACTGGCCGCGAGCAGAAACAGATTTTGAGCACGTCGACCCAGCAGCCAATAGCCACTTAACACCACCATGAGAAAGAGAATAAAATCAAAACTGTGAAAGATCATGGAAATGGCTTTTCATTTTTGTCGCGAACAGGTCGGTATAATGCGCTTTATATTGAGGATGAATATGGTCACCATCAAAATAGAAGGTGGGCTTAATATCTTCATCATCGGTTAGATCCCACAACACCATCTGATGAGCTTTAAGATAGTGATCCAGATCCGTGATATAGCGTTTTAGTGTGTCTGACTGCGCAACCACACCTTGAGCATCAGGTCGTCTTTTGATCCGTACAAACACCAGTTGAATCCCGTTATCCTTGGCCAACTGCACCATGGCAGGCAGGTAGGAGTCTGCGACAGATGCTTGAAAATCGCACCCATACATGGTGGTTGCATCAGATTCGACACAAAGACTGTAACTGGGTTGATCATCCACACTTTGACGCAACCGGTCTCGTGTAAAATTGGTATTAATACGTTGGATCAGCTGGTGACGTTGATGAAGCATATCCGGATTATGCGCCTTGACCTCTGCGCCGACATACCTGTGCCATACGTGGCTGGCATAGCCCTTTAAAAAGGGGAGAATACGGATAGAATCCAAGTGCCACTGCGCCGTCTGACGTATGTCAGAATCTGGCCGTATGATGGGAAAAAGCTGAGCTGTCCAATCATACGCATGGTCACTCCATTTCTGGTGGTGGCTCTGTATCCGCTCAAGCGTTGGATCTTCCTTTTGCATACGCTGGATCACACCACGTCTTTCACGCAGTGTACGTTTTTTGGGGATAACATCCTTACTATCAGCCAGCCAGGGCACCGTTAAAAACTGATCCCGAAAGAGAATAAAAACCTTATCCGGTGTTTTGGATAACGTGGCGACAAAAAATTTTAGGTTGAGGTACCAGCTACGGGAGTAGCTGTTATTCTCTGGTATGAGATCAAGGGTCTTATGGGGAAAGTGGGCTTGCAGTTGGTCGGCATTTAGCCGTGTACCCAACATGGAGTTACCCATAAAGATGAGATCAGGCTGGCTGGACTGTAACTGACGCTGCTTTTTGAGATCAAAGATCGAGTTGGTATCACGCAGTAAGGCTACTGGAGCACAGATCAGCACCAATAAGAGTAGGGTGGTAAGTATAGGTAACCCATGTTTAACCAATGTTGACATGATGATAGCTTTTTTGGTTAGACCCAAACATCACATGGTTCTACTCATCGTTATAGATAGCCTAATATACGTTGCACCAAACGTGCCGCAAGAAATTCCGAAACCTGTTGACCCGGTATGGGGGCCAGTTCTGTCACATCAAACCCAATAATGTCGCACTGGGCGGTAATACGGTCAATGATATCCCCTACCATATACCAGTCCAAACCACCGGGTTCTGGGGTGCCGGTTCCTGGTACGACGGCGGGGTCAAACCCATCCAGATCAATGGTCAAAAAGACCTTTTTCTTCAATAAAGCTCCCAGCCGGTCCAGCCACTGTGTCTCACCTTGCCGGTGCCAACGCACAATATCCCTGGCCCAAAACACCCGCTCAGACAAACCATTGTAGCGGATATGACGGATCTCCTCCCGGCTCAGTGAGCGAATACCCAACTGTACGGAGTTTAAACTCATATCCCACACCCGGCGCATGATACACGCATGGGAGTGGGGTGTACCTTGGTAGCTGTTGCGTAAATCCGCATGGGCATCAATCTGCACCACCGTAAAGTCACACCCATGTACATCCAGATAGGCTTTGAGGATGCCCTCGGTCACCGAGTGCTCACCACCCAACCCCACCACCCTACGCCCAGCCTGGATATGAGGATATGCTGTTTCATAAATGGTTTGTATAACCTGTTCAGGATTAAGCCCTTTAAAGCAGGGGGGTTGCAACGTATGGGTCGGTAGATCAGGCAGAATTTCACGATTATGCAGTTCGTCCCACAGCTCTAACTGCTGCGACGCTTCCAAGATGGCTCGGGGACCTTGAGCGGTACCGGTACCGTAGCTAACGGTACCTTCATAGGGCAGTGGTAAAATCACCACCCGAGCATCCTCTAACGGGGCGGGTGGGGCTTCACTAAAAGCGGGGTATGGGGTCTCTGGCATGTCTGTTCGTGCCTAAAAGGGGGTGAAAAGATCGTGCCGATTCAAAGTAGCCAGGTGAGTTTATGGGCAATGACATTCCAAATGCCCACCCTGTGTTCATCGGTTTTGTGGCTCAGGCTGCTCCCCTGGCTGGCCAGGTAGCATCTCTACATCGTCCAGAGAGGACGATCCCCGAGCTTTTGCATATCCTGCTTGCTGTCTCTTTAGACCTAACAAGCCTATGCCAGCCCCTTACGATAGCAACGCGCTACAACGTGCAGAGTGAAACCTTACTTCGGTTCCTTGCCAAGCCAACATGCCGTATCGCAGCACCCAGATGGACAGACAGCCACCACCTTGCTAACGGAACGACTGAACCAGAGAGCCCACAACCAAGACCCAACCATCGACCAATACAAAAAGAATAAGCTTAATCGGCATGGAAATAACCAAGGGAGGCAACATCATCATACCCATAGACATAACCACCGAGGCCACCACCATGTCCACAATCAAAAAGGGCAAGTAGACCATAAAGCCAATCTGAAAGGCGGTTTTTAACTCCGACACCATAAAGGCTGGAATCAACAAACGTAGTGGTGCGTCCTCCCGTTCTTTAACCTGCTCCATACCCGCCAAACGCATAAACAGACCCAAATCACTCTCACGGGTTTGACGCAACATGAAGTTTTTGACGGGAATAACCGCATTCTCCCATGCCTGTTCCCCAGTGATCTGCTTCTCCAGATATGGGTTCAAGGCGGTATCCCACACCTTGTCCATAACGGGCCCCATCACAAACATGGTCACAAACAGGGCCAAGGCGATCAAAATTTGGTTCGGGGGCTGGCCCTGCAAACCCATGGCTTGACGGACAAAAGACATCACCACAATGACACGGGTAAAGGAGGTCACCATCACCAGCAGACCTGGCGCCAGTGAGAACAGGGTCATAAAGGCGAGAATCTGCAGAGCAACACTGACTTGCTCCGGACTCGCATCCCCTGGGTTTCCACCACCTTCAAGGGTCAAACCCGGTAGATTGACCTCCACCGCATAAGCTTGACCGCTGAACAGCATTAACAGCGCCAGCGTAACCAGACCAAAACCGGTTAAGGGCCACAACCAACGACGTCCCTTCATCACTTGTCTGCTCCGTTCACCGCATTTACCTCATCCTCATTGAGCTCTGCCAGCAGGTTAATCCCCTCTTTGCTGACACCCACCAACCAGGCCCGCTTGTGAATACGGATAACCCGTACACCCACACCCTGCCCCATATTACGTCCAGAAAGCAGCTCAATACCACTGTTGGAACCCACATGGTTGTGCAGTTTCCGACCAAACCGGTTGACCAGTGCTGCCACAACAATAAGAACCAAGAGAAACCCGGCAATACGTAGGCCCTGTGTGGTCAGATCCAGCTCATCAGGTGGTGTTAAACTCAAGGTTTTACCCACCTCCTCAGCACCAGCTAGAGCAGGAACAGCCAACAACAGCGTTATAATGAATAGTCGAACCAGCATCGTCTTGCGCTATCTCATTGCCAGGGATGAAAAACCTACAAATGCACAGTGTAGCGTTACCCTATGGTGAAATGCCATGGACAGCGTGGTTGTGTGGGACTTTTGGTTGTACTTAGCGTGGGTATGGTGGAGAAACCATCACCCTTTGTCGGGCTATAGGTGCACGCATACTTTAAAGAGAAGGACATTAAAAAAGCGGCTTCCAAAATTTGGAAGCCGCTTTGATCCAACCTCTGCCCAATAAGGATAAACGCCTCAGCGCAGATTTTCCAACCGCTCCTTCAAGGAGACAATGTCGGTAATACGGATACCCAACTTATCTTTGATCATCACCACTTCGCCATAAGCCAGCAGTCGATCATTGACATAGATCTCCAGTGGATCATCCGCCTCTTTCTCCAGCTCCACCAAAGAGCCTTTGTTAAGACGCAGAAGATCCTTGATCTGATAGCTTACGCTACCCAGACGAATGGAGACCTCCAGGGGAACATCCATCAGGAGTTCAAGATTCTTCGGCAGTTCCCCATCCGCACTTACTTCAAAGGGGCTCTCCGCATCATCCATCTCATCCTGAAGTTCACGGGCCAGATCACTCATGCCCTCTTCTTCACCCATGGCATCGGCTTCTTCTTCCAGGGCATCCAACTCGTCTTCAAAGTTACTATCTTCCATCGCGTCCACTCCTGTGTATCACCGCGCCCGGTTATGCATCACTTTTCGGGCTCAACAATCCGTGTGATCCGAATCGCCCGCTTACCATCCACAACACCAGCATGGCCCATATATTTATCCATACCGCCAATCTGAATGGCCATCTCTTCGGACATATCGGTGCCCAGTACAAACTCATCACCAATCTGTAGATCCAGCATCTGCTGCACCGACATCTCAACGGTCCCCATCACAGGTGTGATGTCTACCTCAATCATACCCAGCTCATGGTTGAGTGCTTCCATCCAGGCCGAGGCACCTTCCACCTCTTCCTTCTGCTGGAAGCCTTGTTTGAGCTGCTGTTTAAACAGTTCCAGAATAACCGCAGGGAAACAGATGGTAATACTACCCTCTGCATCACCCACCTCGACGGAGAAGGTAATTAAAAATACCGTCTCATCCAGGGGCATAACCGCAGCAAACTGTGGCTGGTTCTCCCATCGGGTTAAGACCAAACGGAAGGATGGGTCCAGCTTTTTCCACGACAGTTCAATCTGTTCCCTGGCCACATCCATGATGCGGTCAATCACCTTCATCTCAAAGGGAGAGAAGTTACGGAACGGGCGTTCACTGTCACCAGGGCCACCAAAAAACCCTTCTAACACCGTGTACATCACATCTCCATCGATGGAGATCAATGCCATGGATTGGGAGGGCTCAACCCGTAGAATATTGATAAAGATCGGCGGTTCTACCGTGTGCAGAAAACGACCAAACACTTGGTTGGTGGTTGTCTTGGGCTGCACATGAACTTCACGCCCGACCTTCTGGGTCAGTTTGAACGACAGCTGAGATGCCAAATGTTCATTGATCAGATCCAGACCCGGCAGGGCACCAACACGAATGGCTGTTTTCTGGCCAAAAGTGAAGGGAGTGGTCTTTTTCTCATCCTTGGAGGCTGAGGGCATCTCCTCATCGATCTCATCCAGATCGATGGTGCCCTCCTCCAACCCCATCATTAGGGCATCAATTTCATCTGTAGATAAAATTTGAGACATACGCTTGTCCCCACTCGGCCCGGATCATTCGCGTTTCAAAAAGGATCTTAAGAGATACTGTTTTGAAAACCTGCCCACCACCCGCCGAAGCGTGGTGGGCTTAACCGCGTTTTTTACTGAATTACAAAAGCGGTAAAGTAGACGCGCTTGACATTGCCGTTAACCAGTACCGCATTGATGCGTGACAGAATCTCTTCACGCAGACGGAATTTACCCTCTGCATCCATGAGTTCTTTGGCGCCTTTGGAACCCAACAGCGACAGAATTACGTCACGGATCTGTGGCTGACGGCGTTCGACCTCAGGCCGCAGCTCTTCGGTATCCAGTTCCAACTCAATGGTGGCCTTCAAATACCGGTTACCCCGACCTTCATTGAGGTTAACCAGGAAGTCCTCAAGGGGAAAGACATCACCCACCATCGCCTGAATATCTTCAGGTTTTTTCGTGTCTTCTGGCTCGGCCTGGGCTGCTTCTGCGGTCTCTTTGGCAGCCATCATATCACCAAGGAAATAACCACCTCCGACGCCAAGCAAAAGCGCGACAACCGGGATGATGATCTTCATTAGACCACCGCCACCACCGCCTTCTTCTTCGGGATTGCCTTCTTCAGCCATCTCTCTATTCCTTCTTCCAACGCGTCACAGTTCCATTGGCATGGTCCTTTTTTCAGGACCCAACCTCACCGTATGCGATTTCCACGCCAACTGGCAACACCGAACCAAAATCCGGTGTTGCCCTGCGTGGCATTATTTAAATCAAGTCAGGGATTAGCGCTTCAGAGCGATCAGCTCTTCCAACATACCATCGGTTACCGTAACCAGACGGGAGTTGGCCTGGAAGGCCCGCTGAGTGGTGATCATATTGACCATTTCGTTGGACATATCAATGTTGGAATTTTCCAACGTAAAGCTCCGTACCGTACCTAATGCTCCGGAGTTTGGTGCCCCTTCACGCGGTACGCCAGAGAGGTGGGTTTCTGAAAAAAGATTGGCACCCACTTGGTCCAACGCCTGTTCGTTGTCAAAATCTACCAATCCAATCTGATAGAGCGACTTGGTCTGACCGTTGGTATAGGTACCGTTCACGGTACCATCCAATCCCACAGAGAGGCTCTCCAAGAACCCAGCTGACAAACCATTTTGAGAGGCCGACATGGTGGTAAAGCTGGTGGCACGCTGCACACTACCGGCAACCCCAGTATTATCGGTATCTGCCACAACCGCACCGGCATCAAACAGAACCGCGCCATCGGTAATGGTAAAGTCGTTGGTGGAGTCATCGGTCAATGCATCCCCAAAGTCAAACAGGATCTCTTGGGTCTCTGCATCACTATCATTACCGGTGAACATAAAGGTAATGGGGGTTGAACCTTCGGTATTCAAACGACCATAGCTGTCAAAGGTCAAGGTACCTGATGTATAGGTTGCACCCGTCGGTACATCCTCTACCGCACCGGTCACACCCATCATATTGGTCAAGTCACCTGTACCAGCCTGAGTTGCATTCAAGTCAGAACTAGGCGCAGCTGCATACCATTCCCAGGTATTGCTGGCGGTCTTCTTGAAATGCACTTCAATGTTATGCCCTTGACCCAGGGAGTCATAGACCCGAATGGGGGTGGCATAGTTGTAACTGGAAGGATCGTTAGGATCGTAAGTGGCAGGGTCGGTGATGATCTCATCATCCGATTGCAGATTCAGCCCCACAGTCACTTCTGTGGTGGCTAGAGGGGCGGCGGTTTGGTAGGTCGACAGATCAATATCTGTCATGGAACCACCGGTTTCACCCGTGGTCTGATCGACCGGGTAACCTTGCAGGATCAGACCGGCATTGGTCACCAAATACCCTTCTAGATTCTGTTTAAAATCACCAGCACGGGTGTAGAAGGTATCCATACTGGAGGTTGCGTTACCACCACCACCACCTAACTGAGCAGCCCCAGGGTTGGAGTCCCGAACCTTATAGAAGCCCTGACCATCAATGGCCAGATCCATAACGTTGGAGGTTCCACTGAAACTACCTTGCTGCATCATCTGATCGATGGCCGAAACACCCACACCCGTACCGATTTGGGTCGAGGCGCGTGTTCCACTAATACCAACGGTCTGAATGAGCACATCCTCAAAGGTGGTTCGACTCCCCTTAAACGCCGTTGTATTGGTGTTTGAGAGGTTGTTACCGATTACCGTCATGGCGTTACCGTAGTTGGTTAGCGCACTGGAACCGGCATACATCGCCTGATGGATGGACATGTTTTATCTCCTGGTCACCGATAGAGACCCTTCTCGTGGAGCCTCTATGCGAAAACATACTTTGCCTCGGGATTGTTCTTCTCAAGGGCAACAGCCCTTAAGTGGCATGATCAATCCGCAAGTTGAATACGGCGTACATCGGCCAAGCTGACCTGACTACCGTTCATATCCAGTTGTACTCCGGTGGCATCATTAACCACACCGGTTACCACACCTGTGGTGAGTGCCGTGGCGGTTGTCTCACTACCATCGGTAATCTCAACACGGAACTTGTAATCGCCTGCGGCGGTGGCATCACCATACAAGGCACTATTAAGATCCAAGTTCTTAATACCAGCCCCATCGTAGCTCTGTGAAACCCGCTTGAGCTCTTCACCGGCTGTGTTATACATCACCACATCAACACTGGCCGCATCCGACAGCTCAAAGCTGACGTTGGCCTGACCATCCTCACCAATGTTCATACCATTGCCTTCCACCAGCACTTCACGGCCAATGTAAGAAACAGCTTGGCTAACTTGGTCTGTGCTGCCACTCATTAGCTCGACCATTTGCTGTAACAGCTGAGTGGTGCTCTGCTGCTGGCTCAACCCTTCAAAGGTGGCCAACTGGCTGGTAAATTCGGTGTTCTCCATGGGCTCCATGGGATCCTGATGCTCCAACTGCGCCGTCAACATACGCAGAAAGTCTGATTGCAGATCCTCTGCATTGTTGGAGCTATCCTTGTACTTACTCGCATCCGGATCGTAAACCGCTACGTTATTAACAATCCCCGTTGTGCTCATATCCCTATCTCCTTCAAAACGTCAGCAGCCCTACTCGGACGAATTTTAATTTTCTTTAGCGTTAATACTTAACAAACCCCGTGCCAAGCTGTTTTTATATTTTAAAGCCTTGTTTTCTTTAGACTTTAAAATGTATGTAACTTTTTTCTAAGGACTGAAACCCGGTCTTTTTTACCGGCAACTCTTGCCTCAACTGGTTCGATTCTGCCCTTTTTTACCCACAGCCTATCTCACACACCTGGGCATTCATTGTTCGTTTTCAAAGCCATGAAATGGTTTAAAAAGTGCTCTATGGCCCACACACCAACTGCCAAGTTATCCACAGCCTTCGTGACCCTTTTTACGCGTGATCAGCTGACTGCGACACCGGGCCAATCAATAGGAAAAAGCGACCATTCAGGGATCGTATTTCACCCTTGTTCACAACAAAAAAACGGCCACCTTATTTGGTGGCCGTTTCTTAAAAACCTACGCAATAACACTCAACCCTGGTCCAACCACACCTGGACCTCGTATTTGTCCAGATTGAATGATCTCCTCAACCAGATCCCATTCACGCTGCCAAGGGGAGCGTTCATCCCCGCCCTCTTGATCTTTTCCAGAAGGGTCTTCAAAGGCACCTTGGGATTGGGCATCGGCAAAATCTCGTTCGCCGACCTCAACATTGAGTTCAGCAAAGCCCAGATCCTGTTTGGCCAATGCTTCTCTCAGTTGAGACATGTTGCGGTTCAAGGCATCTTTCGCCGATTCGGACTCAGCTGTAATGGTCAAATGCACCTGTTTATCGGCATCCACTTGGAGTTTGATATCCAATGATCCCAGTTCACGGGGCTCCAACCGAAGACGAATTTGCTCTTGCTGTCCAGGCTGAGAGATCAACTTCATGCGACCAATACGGTTGGCCAGTTGATCACCAAACTGTGGACTTTGTGCCCGAACCGGGGTTTGAGAGACGGCCCGTTGGGCTTTTAAGCTCTCTCCTTTATCCCCTTTAATAAGGGCCATGCCATCTTTAGCCTGTGTCTGGATTTTATCCATCCCCTTTTCCGCCTGTTCGGCAGCTTGGTTCTGGAGTTGATCCATAACACGACCAAATTGAGGCTCTTGCCCCCCGACTCGACCTGGCTGTTCCATCTGGGGCGTATTCTGCCCTTGTTGGAGTTCACCATTGGTCGACACACGGGGCATCTCCCCACTTCTTCCCGGTTCACCGTTACCATCCACGGCGACCCGTTGCCCACCCTGCTCAGCCTGCCTTGCCTGACCTTTGGGGTCCTGCTGGGCACGTTGAGCTTGGGTATGCTCTCCACCTTGCACGTCCTTATGCGCATCTGACCCATCTTTCCGCTGTGCCGATTCGTGTTCCTTACGAATGGTTTCAGC is from Magnetococcus sp. PR-3 and encodes:
- a CDS encoding flagellar hook protein FlgE, with the translated sequence MSIHQAMYAGSSALTNYGNAMTVIGNNLSNTNTTAFKGSRTTFEDVLIQTVGISGTRASTQIGTGVGVSAIDQMMQQGSFSGTSNVMDLAIDGQGFYKVRDSNPGAAQLGGGGGNATSSMDTFYTRAGDFKQNLEGYLVTNAGLILQGYPVDQTTGETGGSMTDIDLSTYQTAAPLATTEVTVGLNLQSDDEIITDPATYDPNDPSSYNYATPIRVYDSLGQGHNIEVHFKKTASNTWEWYAAAPSSDLNATQAGTGDLTNMMGVTGAVEDVPTGATYTSGTLTFDSYGRLNTEGSTPITFMFTGNDSDAETQEILFDFGDALTDDSTNDFTITDGAVLFDAGAVVADTDNTGVAGSVQRATSFTTMSASQNGLSAGFLESLSVGLDGTVNGTYTNGQTKSLYQIGLVDFDNEQALDQVGANLFSETHLSGVPREGAPNSGALGTVRSFTLENSNIDMSNEMVNMITTQRAFQANSRLVTVTDGMLEELIALKR
- the fliM gene encoding flagellar motor switch protein FliM, with translation MSQILSTDEIDALMMGLEEGTIDLDEIDEEMPSASKDEKKTTPFTFGQKTAIRVGALPGLDLINEHLASQLSFKLTQKVGREVHVQPKTTTNQVFGRFLHTVEPPIFINILRVEPSQSMALISIDGDVMYTVLEGFFGGPGDSERPFRNFSPFEMKVIDRIMDVAREQIELSWKKLDPSFRLVLTRWENQPQFAAVMPLDETVFLITFSVEVGDAEGSITICFPAVILELFKQQLKQGFQQKEEVEGASAWMEALNHELGMIEVDITPVMGTVEMSVQQMLDLQIGDEFVLGTDMSEEMAIQIGGMDKYMGHAGVVDGKRAIRITRIVEPEK
- a CDS encoding flagellar hook assembly protein FlgD, which codes for MSTTGIVNNVAVYDPDASKYKDSSNNAEDLQSDFLRMLTAQLEHQDPMEPMENTEFTSQLATFEGLSQQQSTTQLLQQMVELMSGSTDQVSQAVSYIGREVLVEGNGMNIGEDGQANVSFELSDAASVDVVMYNTAGEELKRVSQSYDGAGIKNLDLNSALYGDATAAGDYKFRVEITDGSETTATALTTGVVTGVVNDATGVQLDMNGSQVSLADVRRIQLAD
- a CDS encoding flagellar hook-length control protein FliK → MSAFAMQLASLGSAPSTESTPTGSEQAAITEDGQSFEDTLHDVDAQRAQEHAQKQRLTKDEQQPSAETIRKEHESAQRKDGSDAHKDVQGGEHTQAQRAQQDPKGQARQAEQGGQRVAVDGNGEPGRSGEMPRVSTNGELQQGQNTPQMEQPGRVGGQEPQFGRVMDQLQNQAAEQAEKGMDKIQTQAKDGMALIKGDKGESLKAQRAVSQTPVRAQSPQFGDQLANRIGRMKLISQPGQQEQIRLRLEPRELGSLDIKLQVDADKQVHLTITAESESAKDALNRNMSQLREALAKQDLGFAELNVEVGERDFADAQSQGAFEDPSGKDQEGGDERSPWQREWDLVEEIIQSGQIRGPGVVGPGLSVIA
- a CDS encoding flagellar basal body-associated FliL family protein, which codes for MAEEGNPEEEGGGGGGLMKIIIPVVALLLGVGGGYFLGDMMAAKETAEAAQAEPEDTKKPEDIQAMVGDVFPLEDFLVNLNEGRGNRYLKATIELELDTEELRPEVERRQPQIRDVILSLLGSKGAKELMDAEGKFRLREEILSRINAVLVNGNVKRVYFTAFVIQ